Within the Bradyrhizobium cosmicum genome, the region TTGGTCGCCTTGAGGCAGGCTTCCAGCACTTCGTTGGTGAAGGGACGAAGCTGGGTGCCGCCGGCGACCAGACGCTTCAGCGCGGCCGGGTTCTGCATGTCATAGCGCGCGGCCATCCAGCTGTTGGCGTTGGCCATCGCGTTGGTGAGGATCGCCTGATAGTTCTTCGGCAGCGAATTCCACTTGTCCAGGTGGACGAAGGAATGCACGGTCGGGCCACCCTCCCAGAAGCCGGGATAGTAGTAGTACTTGGCGACCTTGGCGAAGCCGAGCTTCTCGTCGTCGTAGGGGCCGACCCATTCGGCAGCGTCGATGGTGCCCTTCTCCAGCGCCGGATAGATGTCGCCGCCGCCGAGCTGCTGCGGCACCACGCCGACCTTCTGGAGCACCTGGCCGGCGATGCCGCCGATGCGCATCTTGAGGCCGGACAGATCCGCAACCGTCTTGATCTCCTTGCGGAACCAGCCGCCCATCTGCGTGCCGGTATTGCCGCAGGGGAAGCCGATCACGTTCGACTTCTTGAAGAACTCGTTGCCGAGCTCCATGCCGCCGCCCTGGTACCACCAGGAGTTCTGCTGGCGTGCGTTGAGGCCGAACGGCACCGAGGCGTAGATCGCGAAAGTCGGGTCCTTGCCGACATAATAGTACGAGACGGTGTGGCACATCTCGACCGTGCCGTTCGAGGTCGCGTCGAGCGCCTGGAGGGCGGGGACGATCTCGCCCGCGGCGAACACCTGGATCTGGAACTTGTTGTCGGTCATCTCGGCGACGTACTTCGCCACCTGCTCGCCGCCGCCATAGATGGTGTCGAGCGACTTCGGGAAGCTCGAAGTCAGGCGCCACTTCACCTCGGGCGAGGATTGCGCGATCGCCGGCGAGGCCACCGCGGCGGTTGCCGCAGCACCAGCTGCCGACACTTTCAGAAAATCACGACGCTTCATCTTCAGGCTCTCCTTGCTGGGGCGTTTCCCCTAACTTCCTCTTTGCTGCCGCTCATTCCGGCGACGCGTTTTGGGCCGCGTCGAACCGAAGGGGCTTGACTGCCGAGGGCCTTTAACACGGACCGCCCGGTTTCGGAACGCGACATTGGCATGACGGGGCTCTACGAAAGTCGCATGTCCCCGGAAAAGACCGGCTCAGACTGTGGCGACAACGCCCTTGAGCTGGTCTCGGACTTGGCCCGCAATGGCGCGGTAGATCGCCGCATGAGGCCCGTCCGGTTCGCTGTCGACCACGGGGCTGCCGGCGTCCGAGCTGGCGCGAATCGCCATGTGCAGCGGGATTTCGCCCAGAAACGGCACGCCCAGCTTCTCGGCTTCGTGGCGCGCCCCGCCGTGGCCGAAGATGTCGGATTTGGTACCGCAATGCGGGCACTGGAAATAGCTCATGTTCTCGACGATGCCGAGCACGGGCACGTTGACCTTCCTGAACATCGCAAGCCCTCGCCGCGCGTCGATCAGGGACAGGTCCTGCGGGGTCGAGACGATCACGGCACCTTTCAGCGGTACGTTCTGCGCCAGCGTGAGCTGGGCATCGCCGGTGCCCGGCGGCATGTCGACGACAAGCACGTCGAGCGTGCCCCAGGCGACGTCACGCAGCATCTGCGTCACCGCGGACATCACCATCGGACCGCGCCAGATCATCGCGGTCTCTTCCTCGACGAGGAAACCGATCGACATGATGGCGAGGCCGAAACGCCGGAGCGGAATCATCTTGCGCTCGCCGTTCAGCTCCGGCTTCTCGTGCAGCCCGGTCAGCCGCGGCACCGAGGGGCCGTAGATGTCGGCATCGAGCAACCCGACCTTGAGGCCGAGATCGCGCAGGCCGAGCGCCAGATTGAGCGCCGTGGTCGACTTGCCGACGCCGCCCTTGCCGGAGGCGACCGCGATCACGGCGGCGACGCCCGGAATCTCGGACTGCCGTGCCATCGGCGATTGGGCTCCGCCCTGCGGAGGCGGCTTGTGGGCATGGACCGGCTGCACGCCGGGCGTGCCGCGGCTCGGCGTTGGCGGCGGAGGCGGCGCGGCGCCGGCCTTGCGCTCGGCGGTCAGCGCCACCATCACCGTGGTGACGCCGGGAATGGCGCGCACGGCAGCCTCCGCTTCGGCCCGGACGGATTCCCAGGCCCGCGCCTCGGCGGCATCGACGTTGATCGAGAAGAACACCTTGCCGTCGGCGGCGCTGATCGCGCTCAGCACATTGGCATTGGTGAGCGCGACCCCGCGGGGCGACTTGATCCGGGCGAGGCTGTCGAGAACCTGTTGCTGCGTCACGCTCAAAGCGCATCTCCTGGAGTGGAGCATGATCCGGAAAAGTGTGGGCGGTTTTCCGATCAGATCATGCTCAAAGCTTGAGGATGCCCCATTAGAGCGGAAACGGCCAAAAGGCTACTGCCTGCCGATATCACCAGCCATCTCGACGGGTGCCGCGCCCTGCTCCAGGGCCGCCTCGTAATTCAGCTCGATCATGACCCCGTTGGGGTCGTAGACGAAGATCTGCCAGAGCTCCCCGCCGGGCACTTGGCGGGCGTCGAATTTCATGCCCTTGGAGGTCAGCCGCTGCTTCATGCCGTCGAATCCGCGGCTGACGAAGGCGACGTGGTGG harbors:
- a CDS encoding Mrp/NBP35 family ATP-binding protein — translated: MSVTQQQVLDSLARIKSPRGVALTNANVLSAISAADGKVFFSINVDAAEARAWESVRAEAEAAVRAIPGVTTVMVALTAERKAGAAPPPPPTPSRGTPGVQPVHAHKPPPQGGAQSPMARQSEIPGVAAVIAVASGKGGVGKSTTALNLALGLRDLGLKVGLLDADIYGPSVPRLTGLHEKPELNGERKMIPLRRFGLAIMSIGFLVEEETAMIWRGPMVMSAVTQMLRDVAWGTLDVLVVDMPPGTGDAQLTLAQNVPLKGAVIVSTPQDLSLIDARRGLAMFRKVNVPVLGIVENMSYFQCPHCGTKSDIFGHGGARHEAEKLGVPFLGEIPLHMAIRASSDAGSPVVDSEPDGPHAAIYRAIAGQVRDQLKGVVATV
- a CDS encoding TRAP transporter substrate-binding protein, giving the protein MKRRDFLKVSAAGAAATAAVASPAIAQSSPEVKWRLTSSFPKSLDTIYGGGEQVAKYVAEMTDNKFQIQVFAAGEIVPALQALDATSNGTVEMCHTVSYYYVGKDPTFAIYASVPFGLNARQQNSWWYQGGGMELGNEFFKKSNVIGFPCGNTGTQMGGWFRKEIKTVADLSGLKMRIGGIAGQVLQKVGVVPQQLGGGDIYPALEKGTIDAAEWVGPYDDEKLGFAKVAKYYYYPGFWEGGPTVHSFVHLDKWNSLPKNYQAILTNAMANANSWMAARYDMQNPAALKRLVAGGTQLRPFTNEVLEACLKATNELWGEISAKNPDFKKSIDAMQAYRSDEYLWWQVAEYTYDSFMIRSRTRG